Part of the Marasmius oreades isolate 03SP1 chromosome 5, whole genome shotgun sequence genome is shown below.
ATAACCTTGAGGTTGGTGTTTTCGTAGCTGAGGAGTGAGTTAGCTCGTGGATCTGCACAAGGATGGAAGAACAAGCACTGTTAATAGAAGCGCAACATTGCTTCTCATGCCACTTCAGACAGGTTCCAAGTCACCCAAGTAATGGTTACAATCCATAGAGTCGCCATCGCTGCTAAAGTATCAGCTGTTGACGAAGCTGGAGGGGAATTAAATCAAAGGGAAATTCAGATCCTATAGAGGGGGCGTGATGGAATAATGACACCAGATTTTGAACCTTACAGGTGACAGCTACACAGTGAGGCTGGTTATCGAACGAGACGGCGGAGACGACGTGGAGGAAAAAGACGGGCGCTTATATGCCGGGTGCGGCATGCCCGACGGtgtaattcaaactccgtcACATTCGAAATTCTGGACCGTGATAGGCGAGTAGCGATTCACCTCAGGACCAAAGGTAAGGAAGTATCGGGGTGGATGGAAGGAGTATCGATGCGTCTCGTGAGACGAATTGCAACAAATCTCCTGTAGGAGATGGCGTAAAGAGCGATTAGCTCAGTTCCAAATTCAAGGACCACGCCATCCTATCTTGGTATctatccatccatccatctATCTGGAATATACTATCGTGAACACAAGTGAATTGAAGCTCTAGAATTGTGGCCAAAATAGGTTATCTTTGCCTCAGTTTGTCCAGGCTTGCACGTCTCCTGTAGTTGAACCTCTACAAGCCTCCTGATCCCGAACCCCCTTGCAGGCAGTCTTGACAATTCCAAACGACGTTCGACCGCGCTCCAGCTCAGATCTTTGACTTTTTGGGGAGCTTTATTTCAAAGATACCTTTCTCCGTATTTTTTGGCCCATGGTGATTTTCAGATAGGCTACTGGGGACCAGTATCTTGTATCAATGGGACGATGGAAGCCGTGGCCGTCCGGAGCCACGCGTTAATTCGCGACTATATATTGCCTGTGCAGCTCTGTGCAGCTCTTTGTTGCAGTTCATCCATACTTCCATGTCGTCCCACTTTGCCCCAATCGAAAGACTCTTTTCGGCCAACTCTCAGTGGGCTTCCGACGTTGAACGCCACGAGCCTGGATTTTTCGCTCAGACTGTCAAGGGCCAATCTCCCAAAGTTCGGAATCACGTCTGTATCTTGACGTAGTACACCGCTCAGATCGGTTTCAATCACAGGTCCTTTGGATAGGTTGTGCAGACTCCAGGTATCGTTTTACTTAAATCAGCGTCATCATGGGGCTTATGCTTTTTTTTCCTCGTCAAGGGTCCCCGAAACTACGTTGACAGGTTAGAATCTCATATGCACGTTTATACCAAAAATCCTGACGCGAATGACACCATGTTAACAGGATCTAGACCAGGGGAGATCTTCGTGCATCGAAATATTGCCAAGTGCGTCCCAGTTTTGGTCACAAATCGGCTTCATAACCTTGCTAAAACATGATTTTACCCAGCCAATTCCATTCTGATGATGACAGCGTCTTGGCCGTATTGACTTACGCAGTAGACTTTGTCGGCGTTGAACATGGTGAATCTTTTCTCTTGCCATTTGCCATGATTACCATCCCAACCGACTACCTTCCGCAGTCGTCATTGTTGGCCATACCCAATGCGGTGGAGCAGCCGCTTGCTTCGAGGCATCAGGATCTTTCGTTCCAGGAAAGCCCGTAACAACGGTCCCCACTCTTCCAGCAGAAGCTCCCCTCAATAAGTGGCTGGAACCCCTCACTACACTCGCCGCATCCTTGCAACTCTCATCTATTCCCGCTGCCGAGGCGCTACTGAAACTTGTTGAGGAGAACGTGAAGGTGCAAGTGGAGAACCTTGCCCGATCTTCAGTCATTGTCAACGCCTGGAAGAACGAAAAACGTGTCTGGATCCATGGCTGGGTCTACGACCTTGCTAGTGGGAAGCTTAGTGACCTTGGTCTTACTAGAGGTCCGCAACATTGAAGGAAATGCAATTTGACTTAGGATTTGTTAGAAAAATGTAATCTACGATGTAAAGGCATATATCTACTTTCTTTATTTGGCGGTTTGAGGTGCACGTTCCACTTTGTCATCGCAATTGGCCGCCTCAGGGTGACTACTAGCTGATCCAGTGCCCACCACCGTGATGTAAGTCGTTACCTGCGGGTTCATCTCTTCGACATGAACAACCATGATGTACCAGGCAAACGTCTGCTCGTTCAGATAGCGTCGTACAATACCAACTTACAAGCTCAACGTGGATTACCCCAAGACTTGGTGGATTGGCTGTCTCCTACCTTGCATGTATCAACATTTTTATCCCGTCAACCCAGAGCTCCAGACATCGTTGCGGTTGGATTCCAAGAGCTTTTACCTTTACACCTCGGTCGTACGTTCATGAACGACTTACTTCCATAATTTACCACTCAAATTCTTCCTTTTCGGTTACAGTGAGCGGATTTTCAGGTCGAGTTATCGACGACCGAGAGTCCCACATTCGAAATCAAATCGAGGCCAACTCTCCCAATCAAGAAAAGTTCTCATCCGTCGCAAAGATAGTCAATGCCGGTGTCGCGTTACTAGTGTACGCTCGCGACGACGGCATAGGGAGAAAGGTATGCGACGTGCAAACTGCATGGACAGGTTGTGGTCCAGGTTATATGGGTAACAAGGGCGCAGTTGGCGTCAGATTTCGCGTACCAGATGAAGACGGCGGTGTTGGAGAAACATATACGTAAGTGTTGAGGTTTCTTCTATTTTATTTTCTTTCTTGAAGTATTTCTCAAAAAACCACTTTAGTTTTATATGTGCACACCTAACTGCGCACGAAGAATACCTTGCCAACAGAATTGCTGATTACCATCACATCGTTGGCACCCTACTGTTCCCGCCGGTCCCTGGATCAGAATCGGACGAACCGTCGACGATATACGCTACGAGTCACTTATTCTTTTTCGGTGACCTGAATTTCCGCGTTAGCGTTCCCGAGTCGCATCCACTTGCAGGTACCCTTTCTAGTGACATTCCTACGGCTATGAACACGGAAGAAACCCGCGAACAGCTCAAGGAATTCGATCAACTCCTCGTCGAGCAGAGAAAGGGCACTGCGTTCGTTGGCTTGCGAGAAGGCGAGTTCTGGAAGTTCAAATGCAGTTATAAATACAAGCTTGGCGCTGTAGATGAATACAGGTACGCATTCCAAATCTGACCCACACCACCAGGCGAATACTGATCCTTTCATCCCCCAAACAAAGTACGAAACGGGTACCGTCATGGACTGACAGAATTCTCTACACAACCTACTCCGACTCCTCAGACACTCGAGAGGTGTCAAACATCACCAATTGCATTTATACGTCCATCCCTTCCTACACTACCTCTGACCACAAACCTATTGTATCTTTACTTCTGCTGCCCCCCGGGTCTGTTGACACCCAAGGATCCCCCTCTACAACTCCTCCCCTTATAAGACTTCCAAGCACATATTCTCCGAAACCCGATCCCAAAGCTAATCTGAAACGGTACATGGGACGGTGCCTAGACCGACCTATAGGAATTTTATGGTGGTTATTCACCGTCATTGGCGCTGGAACCGCCGTTGTGGGCGTTTTCAACTTCCTGATTGGCGTGGGTGTGTGGAGTTGGTGGAAACGTTCCAGCAGTGCTGTATAGTTTTGATCCAACTTACTCATCGAACAATCATATTTCGGATTTCAGTTATTAAGTATTGCCAGGACGTTTTTTACTTCGACTGCTAAACAGACAACGTTGAATCGCTTTGGGGTTGGCTATAAATATAATGCATTGTTTGCTCCTCGTACGAGTAACATATCTATTCCACGAAAATAGTTAACTCAGAAAAGAGGGATATTGATAAAGAATTCCAGAGATGTATAAAATGAGGTGAAAGAGAACCGACTGTGCGAAAAACCCGTGTATGAACAATGTAACAATAGATATACTTTTCCTGTCCTGCTATACAAGTGCCGTCGTTGGATAGGCCAGAATTCCGAGACTGTAATCAGCCTCAGACTTCATCCATCCACATCAACAAGAGTCCGATCCGTTCCATGCGATGAACCCTCCGCAAATTGTTGTTCGACGTCGTCCTCGCTCGGATCCCGAAGCGACTTCTCAACGCCAGGCAATCGCACAAAGGCCAATGTGAAAAAGGAAAAAGCAGCAAACGCCGCTGAAACGACAAATATAGTGCGGGGAAAGGTCGCGACCGTTTTCATGTAAATTACTCCGTACATCGCTGGGCCCAGGATCTGAGAACTGGACAAAGGTCGGTCAATAGAGATAAATCACTGAGATAGTGCAATCAAATAATCATACCTCAACGCTTGAAGGACAGATAATGCACCAAAAAGCCGACCGGTTTCAGCCTCTCCTCTCTTTCCGTATAGATCTAAAGCGACACTTTGAATCGCTGGTGCGAACCCACTTCCGAAAGCACCGCACATAGCGAAGATAGTGAAAGGGATAGAATTTGTTGCGAGAGCCATAAGTGTGTAAGTAACGATCTCCAATCCAAGGGAAACCTGAGCAAGACCCAAGTCGAACCCGCTTGAGTGGGGTTCAGTCAATCGGGATGGGGAATGAGAACTTGAGCGCTGAGGAGATGGCGAGGATGCAGAGGAATCCATCAAaggctcttcctcttctgacATTCGTGGCCTAGACCCTTGGACTTTTGGTTTATCCTTGAAGAATTTGATGACAACTACGGAAAGGTAAGTTATGTCAATGACTTGAGTATCGGAAGTCAGATAACACACGCGGAAGGACGATGACAAGGAAGAGAGCACGAGCAGCGCCAACTGCGCTCAGCCAATATGAAAGCTGACAAGAACCAGTCAGTCGAAACTCTACTTCCGACCACATCAAAGGCCAGTATACGTACATTTTCTGAAGTCCATGCAAAGGTCCAAGATGCATATAGAAACTTGACACTATAGGAACCCTGTACAGAACCATCAGCGACAGAAAGATGTCATTCAGGAAGAACGTACGTTGATAGACATAACCAGGCCGTAGCAAATTGCAACGAAGGTCAAGTTCCAGTCGCGTTTTGAGGACTTGAAGGGAGCTGAACCAACATGGTTACGTGAAGGCGCAAATATAGTCAAAGGGCTCAGGAACGAAAACCACTTTTTGAGACGTGAGGTAAGTCCCCTAGATGTAGTCAGGTCGATAGCCTGAAGCTGGCGATATTTTTCGGTCGCGTGTCGCATTTTCTTTGACGTGAGGGACTCTGGGACGACAAACCAGATCATAGAGGCGTAAAAGAAATGCGAAATGGCGGCTGCGTAGAAAACCGAGATCACTTCGCCGGAGAACCGAATGATAAGACCTCCAAGTGTAGGCCCTAAGGCGAAACCGGTGAACAAGAGGCCCGTACTTCGCGAAAAAACCCGCGAGCTAGTCAAAGGATCAAAAATGTGATTTACAAGTAGTGAATGTGAGACTCAACAAACCGAGTTGCTGCCGTGGATGTATCCGCCATGTAGGCATGTATTGTTGCAATGCCAGTAGTCATTCCTGAGAAGGCGAGTCAAAAATGGAATGATCAAACAAGGGATTAGTTACCTCCTAGTAGTCCATCACACAAAGGACCGATGACGAGAAACCAATATCCCCCTGGAAGTATTTCAGAGTAGTAATAGACCAGGATAAAGATAGCATCTGTAACTAGTGATCCCAGAACCGAGATGCCCATGGTCCGAATGCGACCATGCCGATCTGAAAACTGCACAAAATTAGCCGCATAAGCGGAAAAGTATGTTGTAACGTACGGAACCCCACCACGCAGTGGTTAAGCAGCTCAAAACCCCGGTGGACGTGGTCATTACTAACATGCCTATCAGCAGGAGGGAAATGACAGTCCTAAAAGTGAGGTGATTTACTGGCTGCTAGCTTTGCCACAGCTGCCGATACAACTGGATCGGAAAAGCAAGCTCTACTGTCGTCGGCCAAATTTAACCTCGCGAAGTTGAAGCTCGATAGAAAGCTGTTCGGACCCGCTTCCGGAAAGATATCCGACCTGTACACACGACACGCCAGCATAGTGTAGATTTCCACTCTGGGAGCTATGGTCGCCCCCATCGCCATTGCAGTGAATGGTAGTAAAGCGATCAACCTGGGAACACGCGTGTCAGCGTCGCAACACCCCTTGGTGGTAGCGTACTTACCACCAAGGTGAAGGCCTTCGCCACCACGGAAGGAAGTTTCTacgctcttcctcttcatcgacaAGTTCCTGTTCATCCGCAAGAGTCCTCTCTGCTTCATGATGGTGAGGGTGAACGAATTCGTGCAGATATTCAACATTGTCTGCAGAAATAGGACCATCAGCCATCACAAGATCTTCACCAGTCATAATTGTCGGTGTTAATGACCGCGATAGGTTTGGACGAGTGGAAAGCGGAACTTTGGGCCCACTGGCAGGCGACATCGTGTAAAGAACAAGAGTCTGAGAAGTTTGAGGAGTGGCAACCGCGTTCCATTATGAAAATCGCTGATAAAGATTCTCGTCATTGGATTGATGTCATTACGCGCGGCATTTGAAAAGTAGGCGGCCGGTTACAAGGGTACCTCgattagataagataaacagaTCAAGCTTCGCGCTTGACCAGAAGCTCTATGGTAGGTATCTTGTCGTAGGGGGGAAAACACCATCTAATATTCACTTAGTCTCGTACCGTCGACATACCTCAATCTATCAAGGACTCTCTGCGTAAATTCAGATTCGCCCGACGTAATGAAGGAAGCGCAGCTCTGGTTATCAAGATCAACAAGCAGAAGCTCGTCATGGAGgaggttgaacagttcgaCAGTATCAGCATCGATGAGCTGGCAGAAGGTGCGCTTGGGTTTACTGATATACCCAGGTTGATCGACCATTTGGATAGAACTTCCGGAGAACAGTCCTCGATATGTTGTGCTCAGCTATGAGCTGAATCATTCCGATGGCAGGAAGTCATTCCCTCTAGTAATGATAAATTGGGCGCCCACAACCAGTGAAACGGGACTCCTCACATTACACGCCAGCGCTCTACTGGACTTCCAAGACACGGTGAGCGACACCGCGTCTACTGACGGTAATGCTCACCCGACTCACCTGACTCCAGGCCGATGTGAGCAAGGTTATCGAAATTCGCGACGGGGCAGAGGCATTGACAAAAGAAACAGTTGATGCAAAGTTGACGGGGAAATGAGTGTGCAACGAATGACCCGGTACATGTCTCAGGAAATCTCATTGTGTAGCAAGTTATCACTTGGAAGTCTCCAAATCATTCACTTCTCCCATGGCGAGAGCGCCAGAACATAGGCTTAGAGACTAACATATAGCGGCATACAAATACGTGTGTAGTGGGGAGGAAAAGTGCACGGCGGTGTTGATTTTACGCCGACATAAAGGTAGGTAAACCTATCGAGCCCTAGCCAGCCCTCGGTCATAACCAGAATGCACAAAAACATATCCCGGTGTCAATTAGTTCATTTGGCGGATAAGCTTGTTGATGCTGTCCTCCCGGTGACCGAAATCACCACCCTGGACGTAATGCGTGAATTTCCTTGCTCTCCAGCCGCCGGTGGGGTTGGATAATTTGAGGGGCCAGAGGAAGTTCGAAGCCTGATCGTGAGATATGAGTAATATAAAATGGACATTATGATAGTGAGTATTAACCTGCTTAAAGTTGGGGCCTGCGGTGATAATTTCGTGTACAAGGTCCTCCACACAGAGGATGTTGTATTTGCCAAGGGCATTCTCGATGACCTGGTTATTGGAGAGAGGGACACGTTGCTTGTTGACCTTGCCGTATCCCCGTTTGTAGATCAGTTCACGGACGGACTTCAAGTTCGGTTCGCTGAGCAGGAACACAATCTATGAGTCGAGAACGCGACGAGGATCAATTTTCAACGTACCCATAGGTAACATAAGGCTCAACAAGTCGGAGCATCTGTTGTGTTGCCCTGGTGGACTTGACGAACACACCGTTGTTGATTTGAAGCAGACGAAGAAGCTGCAAGATTTTACGTGGCTTGGGTGCAATTTCGTTGATACTGATTCCACAAGAAATGAAACGTCGGGTGCAAAATCAGAGTCAAACGGAACGTACCCTCTGATACGGACGACAAAGTACACCTTGGATTCTGCCGGAACGTAGAAATCACCAGCAGCCCGCGCAGCACGCTTCAAACGgatctcctccttctccttcgccaAGTACTCCTTCACGTATGATTCAGCACGCTTGAAGATGACCTTTCGTTTTGCCAGGCCAGCCTAGAAAAGCCGTAAATCGATCTCAGATTTCCGTTCATGAATTCCAACCTGTATCCTTCACGCACCTTGCGTGCTGCAGTGGCCGCAGCGAGACGCTCCTCACGGGCCTTTTCGTTTTGCTTGCGCTTCTTGAGGAGGGTCTCCGGGACTTCTATTGCCTGATGAAACCAAAGTTTCGACATGTCATTCTCTCGAGATAAATCCAGTCCAAACTCACCGAGGCACTCGGGACTCTGAGATATAGTAATGATAGACTCGTTAGACGGCATAGGGCAGAACATAACCGAATAGACGTACGTCGTGGAGGGCGCCATTGGGGAGTCTTGAGGATGGTCGATAAATTGGCAAAGGCTTTGACAAACAACTGGGCTTGGGTGGCTTGGAGCTATACAGTATGACAAATTTCTTCGCACGCTTCCCATCTGCGCATCTCGCATTCAACAGAGCCTGACTGGTATGGTCGCAAGCTCTCATAGATCTCATACTCTGATCTTTAGGGGAACTCATTCAAAATATTCAAGCCTATCGATAAGTGTGTTGAACATCTACAGACACGGACGCGTACACCTACGCTGCCACCAAGCCGCCACACTTGATTACACTAACTAAACAAACATATTCCCGTACTCGTAGGACTCAAACGTTATGAGGCATTGATCAGTATGCTGGTGGTTCCTTTGTGGGATCATGCCGCAAAATCTATCCATCTTTCCTCTGAACTTTGCCTcaggcataccatatggaCGGTTAAACTATCTAGCGCAAACACCAACCAGTCTGGCGTCATTGCAACACCTGACATCTCGTTTGTCGATACCGATAAAGGCAATTTTCAGAACAAACATATCCTCTACCACCGCAATGTCATTCCGACCCACCATCACTCTCAACGATGGCAACCAAATCCCTTGGGTTGGATTTGGGACAGGTACTGCACATTACAGCCGGGATGCGAAGGATGTCGTTGTCACTGCTATCCGAGCTGGTGTTAGACACCTCGATGGTGCTCAGATTTATGGCAATGAAAGTTCACTAGGTGCAGGGATCAAAGAGTTTGGAGTCCCTCGCTCCGAGTTGTTCGTCACCACCAAACTGACTGAAAAGCTTGACCTCGGGAAAGAGACGCCTAGGACCAAGCTCCTCGAATCTCTCGAGAAACTCGGGCTCGATTACGTCGATCTTTATcttattcattctccagCGTACGCTCAGGAACATGGTAAATTGCAGGAATGGTGGAAAGGGATGGAAGAGATCAAACAGGAAGGTCTGGCGAAGAGTATAGGTGTTTCCAATCACGGTGTGAATACACTTAAAGAGATTCTTCAAGTCGCCACGATTACTCCGTCTACAAACCAGGTTAGTTTCCCTTTACGTCTGGAGTTTATCGTTGGTTATTGAGCAACTCCAGATCGAATTCCATCCTTACGTGTGGAAAGCAGCCAAGCCCATTTACGACCTCTGCAAAGAAAAGGGTATCGTGGTCCAGTCGTACGGTGGACTGGTGCCCGTCTACAGGGCCCCTGATGGCCCGCTGGATCCTGTACTTCGCGGGATTGCTCAGAGGCTTTCGAATGAAACCGGCAAAGCAGTCACTTTGGCCCACGTTTTGACCAAATGGCAAATTCAGAAAGGCGTAGTGGTCGTAACGTGAGCTCGTAGCTCGAACCGCAGATCAGACTCACTTATAACTTGTGAATAGGACGTCTTCTAAGGAACACAGAATCAAGGAAACCCTGGAAGTTCCCAACCTCCCAGACCTTACAGAAGATGAGATCACAGAGATAGAAGATGTTGGGTCTGAAGTGCACCAGAGAATATATATGAAGCACTGTTTCAAAGAATAAATTTGAGAACATGATTGTTGGTATCATTATGAAGTTAATATATATTCGCTCCCCGTGTGCATCGATGAAGAAATGCCGTTCCTATTGATGGGGGAATGAGGTCAACAACACTTCATCGTCACTCGAACTCGTCCAACCCTACAAATTTAATACCACATCGGCTGGTGTCGCTGACCAAAAGAGACCACTCTGCCGCGCCATGCGTGAGCGCTAAGTCCTGTATATTTCTGTCGTAGTATGATGAGGTTGCTCAATTTTAATAATCCTCGGCAAGGACGCATTCACCACTCTAGAGGTCAATCTTCGTCTGAGTCAGGATCCTCGTCAGCCTGCGCCTTTTCCTGAGCCTTCATAGCACCAAGAATATCATCAGATTGTCCCTTCTCTGCTGCAAGCCTTTGACCTAGGCAAGAACACGTCTGTCAGTGATTGATGTAGGAGGCCAACGGAGCACAAACGAATCAAGGTGTGTATTGCTTCCTGGGTCTTCCGTTCCAGTTTAGCCAGCTTTTTGTCAGTTTCCCGTTTGAGGTCCCAGTTGGGACGTTTAGGCGCAATGTTGAAGATGTCCTGAAGCTTGATGTGAATAAAGCGCGAGCGAATGGCATCGAGTTGAACGCACCAGTTCTTCTCCTCTTTTCTTCTCGTCCTCATTAATTACTTGCTCAGCCAAACCCCTGACATTCTTCTCGACGGTATCCTCCAATTGGGTGTCATCGTCTCTGGTATGTTTCTTGAGTGTTCTGGTGGCGGGATCGAAATTACGGGACTTTAGGATAGGTTCTGCGTCAGCACTAGAGAGTTATAGGTAGCTGTAAACCTTTGATAGAGAATAAAACATAcgtatttccttctttccgcCTTTTAAGAGCCAATAATCGTGCCTTTCTCTCTTCTGCAGCCTCAGCGAGTGACATCGTTTTGAACAACCCAACCGGGCAAATCTATTACCTAACCTGCAAAACCTACCGAAAATTTCTCCTCGGCGTGCCAATTCGACCTACTCCTGCCTATCATGGCCTCTGTTCTCAAAGCTCAAAAAATCAATGCCTCCAGAGTTGACaaaggaaaaagaaaagcagATGATATGGATATTGACGGTGCGCAGTACTCAGACAACTTTTGAGTGTTTGCTACAGCATCTACTCAGACGACGAACCCCAAACCATCGTatcgaagaaaatgaagaataaACAGCGCGTATTGTTACTCTCTTCTCGAGGCATTACACATCGTATGCGGCATCTTATGAACGACATCGAAGCTTTATTGCCTCATGTGAAGAAAGGTCGGACTGAATTTTGTCATTCTTTTCTAGAGGGCACTGCTAACCCTCATCAAAAGATTCCAAGCTTGATTCGAAATCCCAACTTCACCTCCTCCCCGAATTAGCTGACTTACACAATTGCAACAATACATTATACTTTGAAGCTCGGCGGCATGAAGACCTCTATCTTTGGGCCGCCAAAATGCCGAATGGACCGAGTATAAAAATGCATGTGCAGAACGTGCATACGATGGATGAGCTAAAGTTGACGGGGAATTGTTTGAAAGGGAGCAGAGGACTGTTGTCCTTTGATCAGAGTTTTGAGGAGACGGAGTGGGGGAAACTGACGAAGGAGGTCTTCACGCATGTAGGTCGTTCTTTCAGCTGTCTTCGCTCTAATGCTCAGTTCTCCATTCCGCTAGATATTTGGCGTCCCAGCAACCGCAAGGAAAGCAAAACCATTTATTGACCATATTTTAACATTCTCGATAGTGGACAACAAAATCTGGTTCCGTAACTTCCAGGCGAGTATTAGAAGGCGCCTTACTTTCGAGTCTCATTTCTCCCCCACAGATACTCGAGAAAGACCCTGCTCAATCTAATGGACCCCCACAAACCACTCTAGTTGAAATCGGCCCTCGATTCGTCCTGACACCGATCAGGATCTTTGAAGGTGCATTTGGTGGTGCAACTGTTTATTCCAACCCTGGTAAGCCAGAACCTTCAGATTTTTGTTCTGTCATGTAGTTTCTCTCTAATCGActtccctttttttttttccagaaTTCGTTTCACCCGCCGCTGTAAGATCCGCTATAAGGAAAGAGAAGGCACAGAAATATAACGTCCGCAAAAATGCTGAGGATGAATCTACTCGTCGGAAGGAAAAACAGGCGCGTGGGGAGGACGAGTTGGCAGTTTCGAAGGTTTTTGCATAAGAGGTTGATTCGAATACAATTACCCTCTAGCTTTCTACTTTCCTGCTTCCTACTGTACTATACAGTAGTGCAATGATTTGCGGGGGAACCGGCCTCTCTTTACATAATTGTTACAGTAGCAGAAAAGCGACATGCAGCCAAGTCATGTACCCGTCGCTTCCTCCCATTACCAACGATGAGCGGCTCTGCTACCCCGACACAGCAGCCcaaaaggaagaaagtgAGAACGGCAAATAGGAGCAAACTGATCCTCGATTTACCCCCAGAGTGTCGCCTTTCTAAACTTCCCGTCGAACTCCTCGCCGAGATTCTTCTTTACACCGAATCTCCCAGGGATGTCCTTTCTGTCGCACGTTCATGTAAAGCATTGTGCTACACATTGCTTTACGAAACCAATCAATTCATTTGGCGTTACTGCAGGATGAATTGTAAACCAGAACCTCTTCCGGAGCCGGTTCCAAGGTTCACAGAATCGGCGTATGCGGCTTTTGTTTTCGACAAATCTGATTGTGAGGTGCGTAGTGCTCATACTTTTTCTCTCAGAGTGGAGATGACTCTTTTCCCAAGGTCTGTGGCCAACCTGCTTCATTGTCAGGTTCTTATGCCTTGGAGCTCAAAATATGTCGAAAAGTATCCTCATTCATCTCGTTTCAGTTCGATCCGTCTCATCTTCCATCCACAGCCCGAGTGTCAAACGGCCCTCACTTCAGCTCCACGACCCATACTCACCTCAGATTTCCTGCATGTTTCGGAATTGCACCGAGACCGTCCGTACTTCTCCACCCTACCCAGCGCCGAGTCAAGTAGGTGCTTTGATGCTAATACTCCCAAAGACACGAGTGTCGTGGCCGTTTGTAAGTGCCAATAATTGTGTGAGTCCTGGAAGCAGCTAATACATCTCAACACAGGGCCGCAGATTGAAAAGATGCGTATCTCTGATTTGACTCGGGCATACCATGAGTATCTGGATGAATCTTCGACGCCGGAAAAACTCGAGGCGTACGTACAGGTAAGTGCTTGGTACACAAGTGGAGGCGAATGACTCCTTACAATTCTTAATCTACAGCGCTGCGAGAAACGGACACGCCAAAATCGGGAGTTCATGGCGGTGAGGATTTTTATTGCCACTCGTCCGTCTTACTCGCTCAACTTGGTGTTGTCATAGTTGTGCGTCTCGTTGTATCATTGGAGATGCAATTTTGAGACTCTTGCGAGAAACGTCAAGAAAGAGAATGAGAAAATGTCGGTGCTCCTTTTCGTATCGACGCCCCCCTGACCGCTTTTTGTCTAGAGGTAAATCTCTTGCCAAACGTCATGGCATTGATTATTGGGATCTTATTTCGACGCCTAGTTACGGCGAAGTATACCGAGCGAAGAATAAAGCCTTGGAGAAAATCACAGATTTCGGTAAGGAGTGTTGCGTTCAACAGAAATCGA
Proteins encoded:
- the BRX1 gene encoding Ribosome biogenesis protein brx1 yields the protein MASVLKAQKINASRVDKGKRKADDMDIDDDEPQTIVSKKMKNKQRVLLLSSRGITHRMRHLMNDIEALLPHVKKDSKLDSKSQLHLLPELADLHNCNNTLYFEARRHEDLYLWAAKMPNGPSIKMHVQNVHTMDELKLTGNCLKGSRGLLSFDQSFEETEWGKLTKEVFTHIFGVPATARKAKPFIDHILTFSIVDNKIWFRNFQASIRRRLTFESHFSPTDTRERPCSI
- the RPL7 gene encoding 60S ribosomal protein L7 (BUSCO:EOG09264P3R); this encodes MAPSTTVPSASAIEVPETLLKKRKQNEKAREERLAAATAARKAGLAKRKVIFKRAESYVKEYLAKEKEEIRLKRAARAAGDFYVPAESKVYFVVRIRGINEIAPKPRKILQLLRLLQINNGVFVKSTRATQQMLRLVEPYVTYGEPNLKSVRELIYKRGYGKVNKQRVPLSNNQVIENALGKYNILCVEDLVHEIITAGPNFKQASNFLWPLKLSNPTGGWRARKFTHYVQGGDFGHREDSINKLIRQMN
- a CDS encoding uncharacterized protein (BUSCO:EOG09265I60), with amino-acid sequence MSRTVDIPQSIKDSLRKFRFARRNEGSAALVIKINKQKLVMEEVEQFDSISIDELAEELPENSPRYVVLSYELNHSDGRKSFPLVMINWAPTTSETGLLTLHASALLDFQDTADVSKVIEIRDGAEALTKETVDAKLTGK